In Candidatus Methylomirabilota bacterium, the following are encoded in one genomic region:
- a CDS encoding ABC transporter permease produces MMAAGSRSERWILRLLVLVLVVLAWEGLCRVGWASEFWVSRPFLIVERLWEAVRSSVLWFHMGVTVIETVSGFLLGALAGTIAGFALARWRRAHVALEPYLMGIYSLPRVALAPLFIMWFGIGIPSKIMLAISIVFFILLINTYVGVQNVDRDLVNAVKTMGASPRFVTRHVVLPSCIPWIFSGLRISMALALTASVVGEMLAAQYGLGFMLARASGTFDTTGIFMVLFVLALLAIGTYNLMARLEKRLLHWQGETAQI; encoded by the coding sequence ATGATGGCAGCGGGATCGCGATCGGAGCGGTGGATCCTCCGCCTGCTCGTGCTGGTGCTGGTCGTCCTGGCGTGGGAAGGGCTCTGCCGCGTCGGCTGGGCGAGCGAGTTCTGGGTCAGCCGGCCGTTCCTGATCGTCGAGCGGCTCTGGGAGGCCGTGCGGTCCTCGGTCCTCTGGTTCCACATGGGCGTGACCGTGATCGAGACCGTCTCGGGCTTCCTCTTGGGCGCGCTCGCGGGAACGATCGCGGGCTTCGCGCTCGCGCGCTGGCGCAGGGCTCACGTCGCCCTGGAACCGTACTTGATGGGGATCTACTCGCTCCCCCGCGTGGCGCTGGCGCCGCTTTTCATCATGTGGTTCGGCATCGGCATCCCATCCAAGATCATGCTCGCGATCTCGATCGTCTTCTTCATCCTGCTGATCAACACGTACGTCGGCGTCCAGAACGTGGACCGCGACCTCGTCAACGCGGTCAAGACCATGGGCGCGTCGCCGCGCTTCGTCACCCGGCACGTGGTCCTGCCGTCCTGCATCCCGTGGATCTTCTCCGGGCTGCGCATCTCCATGGCGCTGGCGCTGACGGCCTCCGTCGTGGGCGAGATGCTGGCCGCGCAGTACGGCCTGGGCTTCATGCTGGCGCGCGCCTCGGGCACGTTTGACACGACGGGCATCTTCATGGTGCTGTTCGTGCTCGCGCTGCTCGCCATCGGCACCTACAACCTGATGGCCCGGCTCGAAAAACGCCTGCTCCACTGGCAGGGCGAAACCGCGCAGATCTGA
- a CDS encoding ABC transporter ATP-binding protein — MPPKVSVSGLSISFGATRALDRVSLTVSDGEFVSIVGPSGCGKSTMLNVIAGLLAPSEGGTSVAGLEGNGAGSRIGYMFQKDTLLPWATALDNICLPMDVKGARDWHKARALMQLVDLTGFEAHYPRQLSGGMRKRVQLARLLAQDPEVLLMDEPFGALDAQTRLIIQEEFLKIWERQRKTVLFVTHDLQEAIALSDRVVLISARPGRVKATYAVNLPRPRRVDEVMAHPRFTALFQEIWASLKQEVLAARERPT, encoded by the coding sequence GTGCCGCCGAAGGTCTCCGTCTCAGGCCTCAGCATCTCGTTCGGCGCCACGCGCGCGCTCGACCGCGTCAGCCTGACTGTCAGCGACGGCGAGTTCGTGTCCATCGTCGGCCCCTCGGGCTGCGGCAAGTCCACCATGCTCAACGTCATCGCGGGGCTCCTGGCGCCCTCCGAGGGCGGCACCAGCGTGGCGGGACTTGAGGGCAACGGCGCCGGCTCGCGCATCGGCTACATGTTCCAGAAGGACACGCTCCTGCCGTGGGCGACCGCCCTCGACAACATCTGCCTGCCCATGGACGTCAAGGGCGCCCGCGACTGGCACAAGGCGCGCGCGCTCATGCAGCTCGTGGACCTGACGGGCTTCGAGGCGCACTACCCTCGCCAGCTCTCGGGCGGTATGCGCAAGCGCGTCCAGCTGGCGCGCCTCTTGGCACAAGACCCGGAGGTGCTTTTGATGGACGAGCCCTTCGGCGCGCTCGACGCCCAGACCCGGCTCATCATCCAGGAGGAGTTCCTCAAGATCTGGGAGCGTCAGCGCAAGACCGTGCTCTTCGTCACCCACGATCTCCAGGAGGCCATCGCGCTGAGCGACAGGGTCGTGCTCATCAGCGCGCGGCCCGGCCGCGTCAAGGCGACGTACGCGGTGAACCTGCCGCGCCCGCGCCGGGTGGACGAGGTGATGGCGCACCCGCGTTTCACGGCGCTCTTCCAGGAGATCTGGGCCTCGCTCAAGCAGGAGGTGCTGGCTGCGCGGGAGAGGCCGACATGA